In Sesamum indicum cultivar Zhongzhi No. 13 unplaced genomic scaffold, S_indicum_v1.0 scaffold00196, whole genome shotgun sequence, the sequence AAATCAAAGGACAATCTTGGTCCTACTAGTGTAAGTGAAGATCCGAGTAGAAGAGGTAGGGCTAAAAACATTCATAGTTGGAGGAGTCGTGACAATTTGAGCTATAGTAATGCCGATCATTTATTTGGCGTCAAAGACATTCGGAATTTCAACTttgattatacttttttagttAGGGATAGTAATGGAGActattattctatttatttttgttttgaaaatcatattttttagattgaCAACAATCATTCTTTACTGAGTGAACTCTTCTTTTAGTTATTGCAATTCTAACTCTATGAATAATGGATCTTCGAGTGACGATTCCTTATATAATCGTTACATGTACGATACTCAATCTTGTAGGAATAATCACATTACTAGGTGCATTGACAGTTGTCTTCATTCTCAAATCTCTATTGATACGTCCATTGTAAGTGATAGTTAAATTTCTAGGTCCGCTATTTATAAATGGAGAATCGACTAGTAGTGAAAGTGGAAGGTCCAATGTAGAAACCCACGTGAAGAGTAGTGATTTAACTCTAGGAGAAAGGACTAATGATCTCGACGCAACTCAAAATTACAGGACTTTGTGGATtcaatgtgaaaatttttatagattaaattatataaaaaaattaaataaaaatgaatacttGTGAATAATGTGGATATCATTTGAAAAGGAGTAGTTCAGAAAGAATCGAAGTTTTGATCGATCCTGATATTTGGGATCTTATGGATGAAGATATGTCTCCCTCGATACCAATGAATTTCATTCGGAGAAGGAGCCTTATAAAGTTCATAGTGATACTTATCAAAGAAAGACAGGATTAAGTGAGGTTGTTCAAACAGGTGTAGGTCAACTAAATGAAATTTCCATAGCAATTGAAGTTATGGATTTTGAGTTTATGGGGGGTAGTATGGGACCCATAGAAGGCGAGAAAATTACCCGTTTGATTGGGTATGCTACCAATCAGTTTCTACCTCTTATTGTAGTGTGCGCTTGGGAGAGGGGTGCGTGTAAGAAGGAAATTTTCGCTTGATGCAAATAGCTAAATATTCTTTTGGCTTATATTCttatcaatcaaataaaaagttattttatgtACCAATCCTTACATCTTCTACTATTGGTAGGGTAACTGCTAGTTCTGGTATGTTGGGAGATATCATTATGATGAACTCAATTCGTACATTGCATCTGCTGGTAAAGAGTAATTGAGTAAACATTGAATCAAACAGTATTTGAAAGTTCACAAGCGGCTGAATATTTATTCAAGAAGGGCTTATTTGACATAATCGTACCACATAATCTTTTAGAAAGTATTCTGAGTGGGTTATTTAATTCCAcgctttctttattttgaagtCAAATTCAAGTAGAGCACACTAAGTTCAATTATAGCAAATAAGTAGTTAGCTTATTCAAATCAAAGTAGATAAGAATGGAGTTCTCTTTGGTGACCTAAGATCTAATtgtagaaagaataaaaaattgtggatAACTCTCcgtttctaatttttttcacctAGATTCTTGATAACTAATTAATAGGTCTCTATCAACAACATAAAATCGTAAGATCTCTCTTTTGTGAAAGTAggcaaataaaaatgaatttcatcTCAAGTATACAAttacaatcaaatttaaatatagaaaaaatagatatatagttttttattcttctccaTCTCCCAAAAATCCCATTTCCACTTAAAATCCCGGTTGTGTTGCAATCTAACaaatcttttgataatttgtaAGAAACTCTTTGAGAAGATACAAGATTTAAAAGGACAGAAGGATACAGGGAAACAACAGTGTAGCTCCAGCcacgaagaagaagaacaaagccTGTTCATGCTTTGtcttatttcttttcctctaagtcaaattttaaaaacacatttttacTAGTGACAGGTTGAATTGTTTAGCAACTTAGTAGTTaggtaaatttgttagaacttgatatgtatatatacagcCCCTTCGTGCTCAAGTGCAGACAGATGAAATACAATCTTCTCTTCCCTGTAAACTTTACTCTGATAAATTCCCTTCAAATTCATCCCGTCTCATCTATTTTAACATGGCATCAGAGCAGGTTAAGCTCTGATACAACAAATCTCACCAAGCCTCTGCACTGTTAGTGCCACTTTCTTGAATAAAGAAAACGGAATGTCAAAACACCATGGAAGAAAGAACCTCTGGTGAATACAACAACATGAAAAACCAAGGGAGTGATAACTTTGGGATAGCTCTCATATCAACACCATTAAACGGGAGCAATTATGTTTCTTGGGCAAGATCAATCAAGATTTCCATTGGAGCAAGACAGAAGCTAGGCTACATTAATGGAACATGTCAAAAACCAACAGAAGATAAGGAAGCCGTAGAGCAGTGGAGGAAGAACGACTACATGGTCGTATCCTGGATTTTGAACTCcattacaaaagaaattacagAAGATTTTCTGTATGCAGATTCGGCTAGGGACTTGTGGGTAGAACTCGAAATGCGATTTGGCGAAAGTAATGGTCCTCTACTCTACCAGATACAGAGAGACATTACTTctatatcacaaaagaacaTGAATGTGGCAGTATATTTCACAAGACTTAAAAGGCTTTGGGATGAATGGGGATCACTTGACCCATTATCCGTGTGCTCTTGTGGAGCAAGCAAGAAAGTATCTGATAAAATGACCTCTTATCAATTAATCCAGTTTCTCATGGACCTTAGCAACACCTACGATCATGTGAGGAACCAGATTTTACTCATGGATCCCTTGCCCACTGCTACAAAGGCATAGAGTGGAGAAACAGAGAGATGTCAACTCTGGAATTAATGATATTGAAAAGGAAGGAGTAATGGCTGCGCAAGTTCTTGAACCAAGAAGGCAAGTGAACACAAGaggaaatttcaagaaagctTCTATAGACAAGAAACAGTTGCTGTGTGAACACTGCAAGAAGAGGGGCCACCTGAAGGAAGGATGCTTTGAATTGATAGGTTTTCCAGATTGGTATAAAGGTATTACAGACAAAGGGAAAATTGGTGGCAGACCCTTGAATTTCAGAACTATAAATGGAATAACAGAGCAAGAAGCAAATAGTCTACAGACAACTCTCAACTTGGATGAGGACAGAAGATTTTCAAGGTTTGTCAAAAAGGCGATACTAAAGGTCACACAAGACCAAAGCAATAGCCACCTAAGTTCAAACTTCTCTGATTTTCAAGACTATGTAGGTACAATTCctatcactaattatttatagattATTGATAGTGGGGCTTTAGCCCACATGTGTGCCTCCATAAAGGCTTTCAAAACTTTCTATGCTCTTAACAACGAAGTCTCTGTCAAGTTGCCTAATGGATCTAGCCAACAAGTTAAAATTGTAGGAGATGTTCATAGAAGTCaaaactttatattaaaacatgttttatatGTACCTGCATTCAAACATACCTTACTTTCAGTAAGCAAGTTATGTGAAGATGATCATTATAGTGTGCATTTTATAAATCATACTTGCATTGTGCAGGACCCTCTGACTAGAAAAGTGATGGCTATAGGTAGGCAACAAGGGAGACTATATGCGTTAGAGAAGAAACCACCAGCTCACATGCAAAATGGCCCTAACTTGACTATCCcatgtaaagaaaatataccTGCTGCTATGTGCAATTTGAACAAGTGTAATGATAAATGAGATGAAATGCTTTGGCACAATAGGCTAGGACATCCAAGCTTAAATATTCTGAATCACATGAAACTTTGTACTGACAATgctattaataaaatcaaatgtgaAGTGTGTCCTTTGGCAAAACAACATAGAATGCCATTCTCCTTAAGTGAATCCAAAACCAAGTCTGTATTTGAGTTGATTCATGTAGACATATGGGGTCCATATAGAAATTACTCTATTAACAACTTTGAATATATGCTCACCATTGTTGACGATTTTAGTAGAAGCACCTGGGCGTATCTTATGCTACACAAATCACAAACTCAGTCCAAGCTAAAACAATTCTATAATATGGTGCTGATCCaatttgaagtaaaaataaaacagataAGGACTGATAATGGgactgaatttatttataaagagtgggaaaaagtattattttagtccgttaagtatgcttaattttaattttaattcgataactatgtcgatttttgtttaggtccagtaacttatgaaattgcttacttttagtcctctggcagattttcggacaattttacccctatgagtgcatatgaactaaaactgcctttcaaaagttgcataggggtaaaattgtccaaaaatctaccggaggactaaaagtaagcaatttcgcaagttactggacctaaacaagtATGGGCgcagttatcgaactaaaattaaaattaggcatacttagtgGACTAAAATGATACTTTTCTCTAAAGAGTGCCAAGATTTCCTTCACAATAAAGGAATAATACACTAAAGAACATGCATTCACACTCCACAACAGAATGGTGTTGTCGAGAGGAAACACCAACACCTTTTGCAGATTGCAAGATCATGTTGTTTCATGCTAGTTTGCCTCTAAAAGTTTGGACTGAAGCTCTGTTAATAGCCACTTATCTTGTTAATAGGCTTCCTGCTCAAGGATTAAACTGGAAAACTCCATATGAACTActctataaaagaaaaccttCATATGATCACATTAAAGTGTTTGGTTGTCTTTGCTTTATTACTAATGTATTGCCTTTTAAAGGGAAATTTGAACCAAGAGCATTGAAAATGTATACTCCTTGGCTATGTACATGGCATAAAAGGGTATAAAGTCATGGATTGAAACACTAGAAAAATGCATGTTAGTAGGGACATAATCTTCCATGAAGAAACTTTTCCCTTCAAAAATGTTATAGAAGATAACAGACATACAGTTTGCCCTCTTCCCATTGTCACTGACATAGATGAAGTAGAAGATGAAAAAGAACCTACCTTAACACTTCCTGGACCTAaccaagaacaagaaattgaGGACCTACTGCCTAGGAGATCAAACAAACTTTCAAATAGGCCTAGATAGATACAACATTATGAATGTTACAGTGGTGAAGAGAATGCAGACTATCATATGACACTTGCACACAACTATTTTGTAGAAAAACTGTGTAACATGCAGGAACCCAAGGATTACATTGAGGCTAAAAAACAACCAGAATGGAGAGAAGCCATAAACAAGAAATCAGTGTCTTGGAAAAGAACAAGACATCGAGACTGACAGAATTACCTCCAAATAAGAAAACCATTGGCTGCAAATGGCTATACAAGGTGAAGCTTAATCCTAATGGTACTATTGAAAGGCATAAAGCCAAGTTAGTGGCTAAGGGTTATAGCCAAGTTGTGGGAGAAGATTACAATGACTGCTTTGCACCTGTTGCAAAGACAGTCACTGTAAGACTCTTCTGAGCTGTGGCTGTAGGAAGGGGATGGCCATTGCATCACCTTGATGTAAACAATGCCTTCTTACATGGATCTCTtgatgaagatatatatatggaacCCCCACAAGGTTATGAAGTTCCATTAGGAAAAATATGCAAACTGGAAAAATTCTTGTATGGGCTAAAACAAGCTTCTAGAAAATGGAATGAAGAATTCACcaataaaatgagaatttttgGCTTTGAACAATGTAACCATGATGATTGCTTGTTCACAAAAGGCACTGGTGTAAACTTAATAGGTTTACTtgtgtatgttgatgacataCTCAATACTTCAGCTTTTGAAGAAACATAATGGAGGTCAAGGTTTATTTAGATGAACTCTTCACTGTAAAACATCTAGGATGTGCTAAATATATCCTTGGACTTGAATTAGCTCACTCTAAAGGGAAGTGCTTCTTCAGGTTTGTTTTTTCCTTCGAATACTAATTTCTCGCTTCGAGTCTTCTGTGATTCAGATTGGGCTGCATGtcaattgacaaaaaaattactaactgGTTTTTGCATCTTCTAGGGACACTGCCCTATATcctggaaaacaaaaaaacaaactacGGTGGCAATATCATCGGCTGAAGCTGAGTAACGTAGTATGGCTAGTACCACTTGTGAGGTAGTATGGTTAATCTACCTCTTGCAGACTTTGGATGTTGAAATCAAATTCCCAGTACCATTCTTTTGCGATAACAAGGCAGCAATGCATATAACGGCCAATCCCATATTCCATGAGAGGACAAAATACCTTGAAACAGACTGTCATGTAGTGAGAAATAAGTTCAAAGAAGGAGTGATACAACCTACATACGTGATTTCAAAACAACAAATTGTTGAAGTGATACAACCTACATACGTGATTTCAAAACAACAAATTGTTGATGTCTTCACAAAGTCACTACCCTGCAACTTTTTTCTACAACTAAGGTCCAAGTTGGCCTTGGTCAACCTCGTCCCAAGTCCAACTTGTGAGGGGGGTGATAAGATACAAGAATTAAAAGGATTGAAGGATACAGGGTAACAAGAGTGTAGCTCCAGCcacgaagaagaagaacagaGCCTGTTCATGCTTTATCTTATTTCTATTCCTTTAAGTCACATTTGTTAAAACACGTTTTTATTAGTGACAGGTTGAATTGTTTAGCAACTTAGTAGTTAGGTAATTCTGTTAGGacttgatatgtatatatatagcaccTTCGTGCTCAAGTGCAGACAGATGAAATACAATCTTCTCTTCCCTGCAAACTTTACTCTAATAAGTTCCCTTCTTCAAATTCATGTCGTCTCATCTATTTTAACactctttctttattaaattagaagacaaacaaaacagaaagaaatgaacaaaaataataaagttaatTATCATATGCACTCTAGTCGTTGAATGTTGGAACAAATTACTATTTGGTCAGgaagacaaaaaaagaaaactcgatttaatacaatttatatctataatattataaatgaataaatttttctttatgaaaaaataaatcacaatttatttttctatactttttaaaatgaagcaatttacgtTCCTCTTTAAAGAGGTAAactgctttattttaaaaagcacaGGGGGGTAAACAAtgcattttcaaaaatacaagagaataaatttttgttttttttttcataaaaagataatttgttcatttacaatatcacatgggttgtttgctttttttcaaaaaaaaaatgtctttAGCTATTAAATTGGAGATGGAAtcagatattaaaaaaagaaaaaccataaAATCGGAAtcagatattaaaaaaagaaaaaccataaaatcaaacacaaaattagagattgatacaaaaaaaaaaaaaggaaaaagaaaaagaaaaagaaaaacatagcATTTTAGGAATTTAAATAGTTGAAGGCGGAATCTAGCAGTATTATTAAATGTTTAGGCTCTTAAATGCTTGAGCATGTATGCTTTAATCTAAATTATCTATATACTTTTGTATTGATTTCTAAGCACTCAAGTGATCTAAGTTGTCATGCGCCCCCCTtatcttcttcatttcttgtTAATTATTCGGTTAGATGTTCTATTTTTAGGAGaagaaatattcaagaatttttatcatggtcaacaattataattattatttaaaaaattctggCAAATCATTTACCACGACTGTCCAAcgattattattcatttattttgataaacaagaccaaaatattaaatatagcTAAAATTAgacaagtattttttttttcttttagccGAAAACTACCCTGGCAGGGTAGGAGAATTTTTCTGGGTCCCCTATCATCTCAATATATAAGCATAAGTTAGAGAAGTacaacatattttctaaacaagGAAATGGAAGGAGTAGCTTTACAGAATATCAAACCCAAAGCCTTGGTAATAATCTTAAATAAAGACCAACTCCATCTTTGAGTAACCCAAATATGTCGCTAAAAGCTTGTAAGCCCTGGAAAAGAAACATGAATTACGTGAGAGTTACCCAAATAATGTTGCTGCAAAGTAAAAAGAGACTTTTGATCCACCAAAATACTACTCATCAAAGTTATCATCTTGAGGGGAGCTTTGTATGACAAGTGTTGATTAATCTTTGGCGaacataaacttttaaattgattttgttagtatcattgatagataatatttatttatcaagaTTCCTAAATcgtaattattataacaaagGCAATTATACATTTGTacacataaaatttcatgtcTAAAATTCTAAACACAAAACTATTgcaaaaaatgttgaaatatattaatttaacaaagCATTTAGAGTACAATCTTTAAGTATGATTATTGTTCAAAcacaagaattaatttgtggaatttgataatttgaagGCAAGCTTGCTAGTGGAATctacattttaatatttgttcgAGGTAAATTTcgtaattttgaattaaatgttataattttaaattaaaaatttatgaattttaacgCCTCTAAATATTGACATTACTGTCTGTTCCTCTTTGAATGAGTCGAATCCTCATACACTTTGTAGCGAGAATATATGTAATATCATCAatctctttattatttaatttcatataaatgtggattaattacacatagTCATATTTTCCCCACAAAAGTTTTGagattatatttacatccctataaaaaattcttcatttatacCTAATCCACTTTCGTTAGATTTGGACGGAAAATACTGgtgttagaaaataaaattatataaatttttaattttatccgtcatttaatattctatatatatttttttacacaaGGGATAAATGTAAGATCTATTTATGAAGTGaggttaatatcattatatttttttcttatcaatatattttttttgctaatattaatatttttcgtccaaacccTAATGAGAGAGGGTCCTATGTAAACAGTAAATTTCTTGAGgggtgaaaatataattttgagcTTCTTCAGGAGAAAGcgtaatttcgtatttttaaatagggtgtaagtgtaattgatccaataaataaatatatcacttaCTTATCATGATATGATTGGCTGACATTTGAATCCAAGATGCATATATATGGTGCACTTTGATCAATCATGCATGCCACTACAATATTCAGAATTTTGATCAtactctaaaaatataatgaaattatacATAGTGTAAATTAACATAACTGTCCAATATCCAATAAAATTTCTCACACTACATCAACTTAAAAGTCCAAAATCTCACATTAAAATCATTCCTCCAAGAGCCCTCATCAAGTACcagggaaaattgcatttttcctccCATATATGGTCCGATACATATTCGTCCCATTAGaaacgaaatttttattaatttttctgccTTTCTCACCAAGTACGTGGTTGTTAACTCTTCTGTCTTCTCGATAATGCACATGATGTTTCcatcaaaatactaataaaatctGATGAAgactcaaaaattaaatgtaatttttgtaaattataggACCTAAACGAGAATAACTAATGAGATGAAAAACGTATTGAGcctaaaataagaaaaatccaattttcccGTCCAGCACCATTCAAAAGTCTGCCGTCGTTGAAGCTTACCATCGCCCCCGAAATAAaggaaattaaagaaagtaaaaaaaaaaaaaaaagaagaagaagaagaaaaacttaCATCACAGTATCACTAGGCTTGAAAGGGCTCGGGAGCTGAAGAAGCCATTGATGAAGACACCCTCTTTGGGTAGAATAAGTGTAAGACTAAAGTGTAAGTTGAAATGCTTGGGAACTATACATTTCA encodes:
- the LOC110011372 gene encoding uncharacterized protein LOC110011372; translated protein: MEERTSGEYNNMKNQGSDNFGIALISTPLNGSNYVSWARSIKISIGARQKLGYINGTCQKPTEDKEAVEQWRKNDYMVVSWILNSITKEITEDFLYADSARDLWVELEMRFGESNGPLLYQIQRDITSISQKNMNVAVYFTRLKRLWDEWGSLDPLSVCSCGASKKVSDKMTSYQLIQFLMDLSNTYDHVRNQILLMDPLPTATKA